One region of Eupeodes corollae chromosome 1, idEupCoro1.1, whole genome shotgun sequence genomic DNA includes:
- the LOC129947697 gene encoding uncharacterized protein LOC129947697 — MPGTNDQPVNAKADAPTDNSMEALEAQLQDLQQQVLSQQALAQAARGTEVESSHAQVRPPPFWRENVKLWFAQLEAQFTLVNLRSDARKFNLVIAHLDQTTATEVQDVIINPPQGNAYVRLKEELISRLAPSRDTQIRQMLDREQLGDRKPSQFLRRLKDLAGGTMTDDALKAIWIDRLPVQTQSILAAHPPGTAENPTNLDNLGLIADRINDVIPQQQVASTSSHPNPSFLSLSEKVEQLAKQVEAMYTNRGDQNRRLARSRSRSRARQNRYPTPTSNEKKNNNQTRFCYFHRNWGSKARNCRPPCDFNQQAGNENGCH; from the coding sequence ATGCCTGGAACCAACGACCAACCTGTGAACGCTAAAGCTGATGCTCCGACAGACAATTCAATGGAAGCATTGGAAGCGCAATTGCAAGATCTCCAGCAACAAGTACTTTCCCAGCAGGCACTGGCACAAGCAGCGAGAGGTACGGAGGTTGAATCTAGCCATGCTCAAGTGCGACCACCACCTTTTTGGCGAGAAAATGTGAAGCTCTGGTTCGCTCAACTCGAAGCACAGTTTACATTGGTGAATTTGCGATCTGATGCCAGAAAGTTTAACCTCGTCATTGCTCATCTGGATCAGACCACAGCCACAGAAGTACAAGACGTCATCATCAATCCACCACAAGGTAATGCATATGTTCGATTAAAAGAAGAACTTATTTCTCGTTTGGCCCCATCTAGAGACACACAGATTAGGCAAATGCTAGATCGAGAACAGCTAGGTGACAGGAAACCGTCTCAGTTTCTTCGACGATTGAAGGATTTAGCTGGCGGTACAATGACTGACGATGCTTTAAAGGCAATTTGGATTGATAGATTGCCTGTCCAAACACAATCTATACTTGCTGCACATCCTCCTGGTACAGCTGAAAATCCAACAAATCTTGATAACCTTGGTCTCATCGCTGACAGAATCAACGACGTCATTCCACAGCAACAAGTTGCCAGCACATCTAGCCACCCAAATCCTTCATTTTTGAGTCTCTCAGAGAAAGTGGAACAACTGGCTAAGCAAGTTGAAGCCATGTACACGAACCGAGGAGACCAAAATCGCAGGCTGGCAAGATCGAGATCACGCTCTCGTGCTAGGCAAAACAGATATCCAACACCAACTTCGAACgagaagaaaaacaacaatcaaACTCGTTTTTGCTATTTCCATCGTAACTGGGGATCTAAAGCAAGAAATTGCCGCCCACCATGTGATTTCAACCAGCAAGCGGGAAACGAAAACGGATGTCATTGA